In a single window of the Panicum virgatum strain AP13 unplaced genomic scaffold, P.virgatum_v5 scaffold_1235, whole genome shotgun sequence genome:
- the LOC120693967 gene encoding pentatricopeptide repeat-containing protein At3g06430, chloroplastic-like, with amino-acid sequence MGPPAYTASLSPGSALFSNSRMPPLPPRLLRPGLGVPGRGEVGVSSAAGRYGGGRLTPPQEKRRPAPLQEKRRPSESSQLTERKRHWKAGEFPGSSAGRDGGRPAPPPEKRHWKAGEFLGTAAPPDSKASRTPLKNIKKRLDARADAKAWACTATEALADSINSKNWREALQVFEMLKEQPFYHPKEGTYMKLIVLLGRSGHAAQARQLFDEMLQQGCQPTPELYTALIGAYCRCGLLDESLQLLTDMKASPLCQPDVYTYSTIIKACVDASRFDLVEAMYKDMAERSISPNTVMQNIVLSGYGKAGRLDDMERMLSNMLDSTTCKPDVWTMNIILSLFGNRGQVEAMEEWYEKFRSYGIEPETRTLNILIGAYGKKRMYDKMSAVMEYMRKLAFPWTTATYNNVIEAFAEAGDAKNMEHTFNQMRSEGMKPDTKTFCCLINGFSKAGFFHKVVGMDKLAERLGVPTDTSFHNAILGACAKADDLMEMERVFMHMKHKQCDPDAMTYSILVEAYRKEGMTDKIYALHQENPTLVPTDLVMV; translated from the exons AACTCCCgaatgccgccgctgccgccgcgtctTCTCCGGCCGGGCCTCGGGGTGCCGGGGAGAGGGGAGGTGGGGGTGTCTTCGGCCGCCGGAAggtacggcggcggccgcctcacCCCGCCGCAGGAGAAGCGCCGCCCCGCACCGCTGCAGGAGAAGCGCCGGCCCTCGGAGTCATCCCAACTCACGGAACGGAAGCGGCATTGGAAGGCGGGGGAGTTCCCGGGGTCCTCCGCCGGCAGGGACGGCGGCCGCCCCGCCCCACCGCCGGAGAAGCGGCACTGGAAGGCGGGAGAGTTCCTGGGCACCGCCGCGCCCCCCGACTCGAAAGCGTCGAGGACGCCCCTGAAGAACATCAAGAAGCGGCTGGACGCCCGCGCGGACGCCAAGGCGTGGGcgtgcaccgccaccgaggCCCTCGCCGACAGCATCAACTCAAAGAACTGGCGAGAGGCGCTGCAG GTCTTCGAGATGCTCAAGGAGCAGCCTTTCTACCATCCGAAAGAGGGCACCTACATGAAGCTCATCGTGCTGCTTGGCAGATCAGGCCACGCCGCCCAAGCGCGCCAGCTATTCGACGAGATGCTGCAACAAGGATGCCAACCCACCCCTGAGCTCTACACCGCCTTGATTGGGGCCTACTGCCGCTGCGGCCTACTGGATGAGTCACTCCAGCTCCTCACAGACATGAAGGCCTCTCCACTGTGCCAGCCTGACGTCTACACCTACAGCACCATCATCAAGGCCTGTGTCGATGCCAGCAGATTTGACCTTGTTGAAGCTATGTACAAAGACATGGCTGAGCGCTCGATATCACCCAACACGGTCATGCAGAACATTGTCCTCAGTGGGTATGGAAAGGCTGGACGGTTGGATGACATGGAAAGAATGCTCTCTAACATGCTCGACAGCACAACCTGCAAGCCGGATGTCTGGACAATGAACATTATCTTAAGCCTGTTTGGAAACAGGGGCCAGGTGGAAGCGATGGAGGAATGGTATGAGAAATTCCGAAGCTATGGCATCGAACCGGAAACTCGCACACTGAACATTCTCATTGGCGCCTATGGGAAGAAGCGGATGTACGATAAGATGTCTGCAGTCATGGAGTACATGCGCAAGCTAGCATTTCCATGGACCACTGCCACATACAACAATGTGATTGAGGCATTTGCTGAGGCGGGTGATGCCAAAAACATGGAACACACATTTAACCAGATGCGCTCTGAGGGGATGAAACCAGATACAAAGACCTTCTGTTGTCTAATAAATGGGTTTAGCAAAGCAGGCTTTTTCCATAAGGTTGTGGGCATGGATAAGCTTGCTGAGAGACTTGGTGTGCCCACAGATACATCTTTCCACAATGCTATTCTTGGTGCATGTGCAAAAGCAGATGATCTGATGGAGATGGAGAGGGTCTTCATGCACATGAAGCATAAGCAGTGTGATCCGGATGCCATGACATACTCTATCTTGGTGGAAGCTTATCGGAAGGAAGGAATGACTGACAAGATTTATGCTTTGCATCAGGAGAACCCAACTTTGGTTCCAACTGATCTTGTCATGGTGTAA